One region of Edaphobacter bradus genomic DNA includes:
- a CDS encoding MotA/TolQ/ExbB proton channel family protein has translation MILAHLTNLAHAPASLAMFFEEAQVGFSPLQLWGNMGNLARAVVVILFIMSIWSLAVIIDRALYFSAARKQSREFAPKVAGALKDGRLDEAIKIADRSKKSHLAEVVTAGLQEFRSFGSGGAITPEQVESSKRALERSEAIVHAKLKRGLGGLATIGSTAPFIGLFGTVVGILNAFQQIATQKTSGIGAVAGGISEALVTTAFGLLVAIPAVMTFNYFTNKVEAFDVEMDNSSSELVDYFIKQSHR, from the coding sequence GTGATTCTCGCTCATCTTACCAATCTCGCTCATGCACCCGCGTCCCTCGCCATGTTCTTTGAAGAGGCGCAGGTTGGATTCAGCCCTCTGCAGCTCTGGGGCAACATGGGCAACCTTGCCCGTGCAGTTGTTGTCATCCTCTTCATCATGTCGATCTGGTCGCTGGCCGTGATCATCGATCGCGCTCTGTACTTCTCGGCTGCCCGCAAGCAGTCGCGTGAGTTTGCCCCGAAGGTTGCCGGCGCCCTCAAGGACGGCCGCCTCGATGAGGCGATCAAGATCGCTGACCGCAGCAAGAAGTCGCACCTGGCCGAGGTTGTCACCGCCGGCCTGCAGGAGTTCCGCAGCTTCGGTTCGGGCGGCGCGATCACCCCTGAGCAGGTAGAGAGCTCCAAGCGCGCCCTCGAGCGCTCTGAGGCAATCGTTCACGCCAAGCTGAAGCGCGGCCTCGGTGGTCTGGCCACCATCGGTTCGACGGCCCCCTTTATCGGTCTGTTCGGAACCGTCGTTGGTATCTTGAACGCCTTCCAGCAGATTGCGACGCAGAAGACCTCCGGTATCGGCGCAGTCGCCGGCGGTATCTCTGAGGCCCTGGTTACGACCGCCTTCGGTCTGCTCGTGGCCATCCCCGCCGTTATGACGTTCAACTACTTCACCAACAAGGTCGAGGCCTTCGACGTCGAGATGGACAACAGCTCGAGCGAACTGGTCGACTACTTCATCAAGCAGAGCCACCGGTAA
- a CDS encoding ExbD/TolR family protein, whose amino-acid sequence MAMAKREEGKKVNSNINVTPMVDVMLVLLIIFMVITPMLNNKVNVDLPKADAAIVMENANKEDAVVVAVTRDGRTFLGGDQVTLDDLGSKIAAKLEGKTDKEVYMRADSRANYGKVMDAVDGIRAAGVSQLGLLTEKRETK is encoded by the coding sequence ATGGCAATGGCAAAGAGGGAAGAGGGCAAGAAGGTCAACTCCAATATCAACGTCACGCCGATGGTGGACGTGATGCTGGTACTGCTGATCATCTTCATGGTCATCACTCCCATGTTGAACAACAAGGTGAACGTCGACCTTCCCAAGGCCGATGCCGCCATCGTGATGGAAAACGCCAACAAGGAAGATGCCGTGGTCGTGGCGGTGACGCGCGACGGCAGAACGTTCCTCGGCGGCGACCAGGTCACTCTCGATGATCTCGGCTCGAAGATTGCCGCGAAGCTCGAGGGCAAGACCGACAAAGAGGTTTACATGCGCGCCGACAGCCGTGCTAACTACGGCAAGGTCATGGACGCAGTGGACGGGATTCGTGCAGCCGGAGTCAGCCAGCTGGGTCTGCTGACGGAAAAGCGCGAGACTAAGTAG
- a CDS encoding ExbD/TolR family protein, with protein MGMTSGSSGGAVSDINVTPLIDVLLVLLIIFMVIVPVTPKGLETLVPQPPKNKTAEPENTRTIVVQVLSNGAAAPSYKINEQAFNKADIEPKLTEIFANRAEKVMFVKGDKDLDFSKIAEVIDYGHQAGVDNIGLITPRVEAGQ; from the coding sequence ATGGGAATGACTTCTGGAAGTTCAGGTGGAGCGGTCTCTGACATCAACGTGACGCCGTTGATCGACGTGCTGCTGGTGCTGCTGATTATCTTCATGGTCATCGTGCCGGTGACCCCGAAGGGGCTGGAGACACTGGTGCCTCAGCCGCCGAAGAACAAGACCGCAGAGCCAGAGAACACCCGCACGATCGTGGTGCAGGTTCTGTCCAATGGTGCCGCGGCCCCGTCGTACAAGATCAACGAGCAGGCCTTCAACAAGGCTGACATCGAGCCGAAGCTGACGGAGATCTTCGCAAACCGTGCTGAGAAGGTCATGTTCGTCAAGGGCGACAAGGACCTTGACTTCAGCAAGATCGCCGAAGTCATCGACTACGGTCACCAGGCAGGCGTGGACAATATCGGTCTCATTACCCCCCGGGTTGAGGCTGGTCAGTAG
- a CDS encoding tetratricopeptide repeat protein yields the protein MKLTARIPVTAAMLALLLSSVTGCNRLKARDQLNKGIAAFKNARYEEAVNHFQTSIELDPKYEQARLYLATAYAYQVVPNLDTPENLKTAQKAIDGFQSVLAHDPSDVTALKQIASIYRNTKKFDEAKEYEKKVIAVSPNDAEAHYTVGFVDWALAYKSALNILAADGLTDDGNGNAKKSKGACQKLQQANTELVNEGLQYLQKAIEINPTYDDAMQYLQLTYRRKADLECGDDAARKADLAKADEWIQKAMGARKENERKKEEKAGGGVSLQ from the coding sequence ATGAAATTGACTGCACGTATTCCGGTTACGGCCGCGATGCTGGCGCTTCTGCTTAGTTCTGTAACCGGATGCAACCGCCTGAAGGCGCGCGACCAGCTCAACAAAGGTATTGCGGCGTTCAAAAACGCCCGTTACGAAGAGGCCGTCAACCACTTTCAGACGTCGATTGAGCTCGATCCCAAGTATGAGCAGGCGAGGCTGTATCTCGCAACGGCCTATGCCTACCAGGTTGTGCCGAACCTCGACACTCCGGAGAACCTGAAGACCGCGCAGAAGGCGATTGACGGATTCCAGTCTGTGCTGGCGCACGACCCGAGCGACGTGACAGCGCTGAAGCAGATCGCTTCGATCTATCGCAACACGAAGAAATTCGATGAGGCGAAGGAGTACGAGAAGAAGGTCATCGCCGTGTCTCCGAACGATGCAGAGGCTCACTATACCGTGGGCTTTGTTGATTGGGCGTTGGCGTACAAGAGCGCATTGAACATTCTTGCTGCCGATGGCCTGACGGACGATGGCAACGGCAACGCCAAGAAGAGCAAGGGCGCGTGTCAGAAGCTGCAGCAGGCGAACACCGAACTGGTGAATGAGGGCTTGCAGTATCTCCAGAAGGCGATCGAGATCAACCCGACCTACGACGACGCCATGCAGTACCTGCAGCTCACCTACCGGCGCAAGGCCGATCTTGAGTGCGGCGATGACGCGGCCCGCAAGGCCGATCTTGCCAAGGCCGACGAGTGGATCCAGAAGGCCATGGGAGCCCGCAAGGAGAACGAGCGCAAGAAGGAAGAGAAGGCCGGCGGCGGCGTATCGCTGCAGTAG
- the accC gene encoding acetyl-CoA carboxylase biotin carboxylase subunit: MPMKKVLIANRGEIALRVMRACREMGLRTVAVYSDADRAALHVLEADEAYRLGPAPATESYLRGDLILEIARRSGADAIHPGYGFLSENAGFAEACESVGITFIGPPASAMRELGSKTRARQAADAAQMPRVPGSVKGLASVEEAVRVAASIGYPVMLKAAAGGGGKGMRAVARAEELPGAYAAASSEAERSFGSGEVYLEKLIERPRHIEIQIVADTHGNCVYLGERECSVQRRHQKVIEEAPSAVVSDDLRRRMGEAAVRLALSAGYVNAGTVEFLVDEELNFYFLEMNTRLQVEHPVTEMVTGLDLVQMQLRVAMGEPLGIAQQEVRLRGHAIECRIYAEDPENNFFPSPGMITRLVQPGGPGIREDCAVYPGWVVPLDYDPMLSKLVAFGATREVAIDRMLRALGEYVIGGIRTNISFFRRILEDADFRAARIDTGYLELLLAADPVSNSDEVTEAPEEIVALAAALLTASMQRSAPAETASLPESRWADAGRREGLRA, encoded by the coding sequence ATGCCGATGAAAAAAGTCCTTATCGCCAATCGTGGAGAGATTGCATTGCGCGTGATGCGCGCCTGTCGCGAGATGGGCTTGCGGACCGTTGCGGTCTACTCCGACGCCGACCGCGCAGCGCTGCACGTGCTTGAGGCCGACGAGGCCTACCGGCTCGGACCGGCTCCGGCGACCGAGAGCTATCTGCGTGGCGACCTCATCCTCGAGATCGCGCGCCGCTCCGGAGCCGATGCGATTCATCCCGGCTACGGCTTCCTCTCCGAGAATGCCGGTTTCGCGGAGGCGTGTGAGAGCGTAGGTATCACGTTCATCGGGCCACCGGCATCGGCGATGCGCGAGCTTGGCTCGAAGACGCGGGCGCGCCAGGCCGCGGATGCGGCGCAGATGCCGCGCGTCCCCGGAAGCGTCAAAGGGCTGGCTTCGGTGGAGGAGGCGGTGCGCGTTGCGGCGAGCATCGGCTATCCCGTCATGCTGAAGGCCGCGGCCGGCGGTGGCGGCAAGGGAATGCGCGCCGTCGCCCGCGCCGAAGAGCTTCCTGGGGCCTATGCGGCGGCGAGCAGCGAGGCCGAGCGCAGCTTCGGCTCGGGCGAGGTCTACCTTGAGAAGCTCATCGAGCGGCCGCGCCACATCGAGATCCAGATCGTCGCCGATACGCATGGCAACTGCGTCTACCTCGGCGAACGCGAGTGCTCGGTGCAGCGGCGCCACCAGAAGGTGATCGAGGAGGCGCCGTCTGCTGTCGTCAGCGACGATCTGCGCCGCAGGATGGGCGAGGCTGCGGTGCGGCTTGCGCTCTCAGCCGGCTACGTCAATGCGGGCACGGTCGAGTTTCTGGTGGATGAGGAGCTGAACTTCTACTTCCTCGAGATGAACACGCGCCTGCAGGTCGAGCATCCCGTCACCGAGATGGTCACCGGGCTTGATCTTGTGCAGATGCAGCTTCGCGTCGCGATGGGCGAGCCGCTCGGCATTGCGCAGCAGGAGGTGCGGCTCCGTGGCCACGCCATCGAGTGCCGCATCTACGCCGAAGACCCGGAAAACAACTTCTTCCCCTCACCCGGCATGATCACGCGGCTCGTGCAGCCCGGAGGTCCCGGCATCCGCGAGGACTGCGCGGTCTATCCGGGGTGGGTCGTGCCGCTGGACTACGATCCCATGCTTTCGAAGCTGGTCGCCTTCGGGGCGACTCGCGAGGTCGCCATCGACCGGATGTTGCGCGCTCTCGGCGAGTACGTCATCGGCGGCATCCGCACCAATATTTCGTTCTTCCGCCGCATCCTCGAGGATGCGGACTTCCGTGCGGCGCGCATCGACACAGGCTACCTCGAGCTACTGCTTGCCGCGGACCCGGTCTCCAACTCGGACGAGGTCACGGAGGCCCCAGAGGAGATCGTGGCGTTGGCGGCGGCTCTGCTCACGGCGTCAATGCAGCGGAGCGCGCCTGCTGAGACCGCCTCGCTGCCGGAGAGCCGGTGGGCCGATGCCGGCCGCCGGGAGGGGCTGCGCGCATGA
- a CDS encoding acetyl-CoA carboxylase biotin carboxyl carrier protein subunit translates to MGRCRPPGGAARMTLWIVLNGTKRRIDLPSPSAEDQRQCLVDGVPVTFDACMLEPGVMSLVVEGRQYRCVLDGDAVIVGGRRSTFELDDPRSLAGRRRAGGGAAGPRPVKAPMPGRVVRVLVAPGDEVAEHQGVVVIEAMKMQNELKSPKAGRVVSVGIAVGDTVGSGDVLAVVE, encoded by the coding sequence GTGGGCCGATGCCGGCCGCCGGGAGGGGCTGCGCGCATGACCCTTTGGATCGTCCTCAATGGAACAAAGCGGCGCATCGATCTTCCGTCGCCGTCCGCCGAAGACCAGCGGCAGTGCCTCGTCGACGGCGTTCCCGTCACGTTCGATGCGTGCATGCTCGAGCCCGGCGTGATGTCGCTGGTTGTTGAAGGGCGCCAGTATCGCTGCGTGCTCGATGGCGACGCGGTGATCGTCGGCGGCCGCAGGAGCACCTTCGAGCTCGACGACCCGCGCTCGCTGGCCGGGCGGCGACGCGCAGGCGGTGGAGCGGCGGGGCCGCGTCCCGTGAAGGCGCCGATGCCGGGTCGCGTGGTGCGGGTGCTAGTCGCTCCGGGGGACGAGGTCGCCGAGCATCAGGGCGTCGTCGTCATCGAGGCGATGAAGATGCAGAACGAACTGAAGTCTCCCAAGGCGGGGCGCGTCGTCAGCGTCGGCATTGCTGTGGGCGATACTGTGGGCTCGGGCGACGTCCTTGCGGTGGTTGAGTGA
- a CDS encoding acyltransferase family protein codes for MTTTSAPSTFTIPSLTARPPRLISLDVLRGLTIAFMILVNNNGNEAAAYWPLKHADWNGFTPTDLVFPTFLFLVGVSTVFSTASRLAQGATRRSLFLHVVRRSVILYLLGLVVNSFPYFHLHTMRFYGVLPRIAICYLIVASLYLISLGWRSQTGLAVAALAGYWILMRFVPVPGHGLPGHDIPLLDRDANLTAWLDRQIFPASHLYERTRDPEGLLSTLPAVATTLFGVLTGLWLRTQRSLTAKAGGIAIAGVSSVLLGSLWNLSFPINKKLWTSSYVLFAGGLSLLLLALCLMIVDLPEKSSLRPRSGFLMPFLVFGTNAISAYVLSELLQSTLGSIHLHHGLNLQQLLYLAIQRVVPGPAIASLLYSLGFVAVCWLFMVILYRRNIFIKV; via the coding sequence ATGACAACGACCAGCGCACCTTCGACCTTCACCATCCCATCGCTCACGGCGAGACCACCGAGACTCATCAGTCTCGACGTCTTACGTGGCCTCACGATCGCCTTCATGATTCTCGTTAACAACAACGGCAACGAAGCCGCTGCCTATTGGCCGCTCAAGCACGCGGACTGGAATGGGTTCACCCCGACCGACCTGGTCTTTCCGACCTTTCTGTTTCTTGTCGGCGTCTCGACCGTCTTCTCCACTGCCTCGCGGCTTGCCCAGGGTGCAACGCGGCGGTCGCTGTTTTTGCACGTCGTTCGTCGGTCCGTCATTCTTTACCTGCTCGGCCTCGTAGTGAACAGCTTTCCCTACTTCCATCTGCATACCATGCGCTTCTATGGAGTGCTCCCCCGCATCGCAATCTGTTACCTGATCGTGGCCTCGCTCTATCTCATCAGCCTTGGCTGGCGCAGCCAAACGGGCCTGGCAGTCGCTGCGCTCGCGGGGTATTGGATCCTGATGCGCTTCGTTCCCGTCCCCGGGCATGGCCTCCCCGGCCATGACATCCCCCTGCTCGACCGCGACGCCAATCTCACCGCCTGGCTCGACCGCCAGATCTTTCCGGCCTCCCACCTTTACGAACGCACGCGCGACCCTGAGGGACTTCTCAGCACTCTGCCCGCGGTCGCTACAACTCTCTTCGGCGTTCTTACCGGTCTATGGTTACGCACGCAGCGCTCACTGACTGCTAAAGCTGGAGGAATCGCCATCGCTGGCGTTAGCAGCGTTCTTTTGGGAAGCCTATGGAACCTCTCCTTTCCCATCAATAAGAAGCTCTGGACCAGTTCCTATGTTCTCTTCGCGGGCGGTCTCAGCCTGCTCCTCCTCGCTCTCTGTCTCATGATTGTGGACCTGCCCGAAAAGAGCTCACTCAGGCCACGCTCCGGTTTCCTGATGCCCTTCCTCGTCTTCGGGACGAACGCCATCTCGGCCTATGTCCTATCGGAGCTCCTTCAGTCGACGCTCGGGAGCATTCACCTGCATCACGGCCTCAACCTCCAGCAGCTACTCTACCTTGCCATTCAGCGCGTCGTACCGGGCCCGGCAATCGCCTCCCTGCTCTACTCGCTGGGATTCGTCGCAGTCTGCTGGCTCTTTATGGTCATACTCTACCGTCGCAATATCTTCATCAAGGTCTAG
- a CDS encoding alpha-N-acetylglucosaminidase: MRCKQFLAISVCTVALLTPFAPAQSGLSAAPAEGVLQRLMPQLAPQFQLAVTPRPDRKDYFRITGTRGHIRVEAATQPTLLYGVNWYLKYVAHLQVSPNGLQLGPANFVLPAPSSPIEKTALYPWRYALNENVDGYSAPYWDQKRWQHEIDILALTGTNAILIERGTDLVLYQTFRDFGYSDQAIRDWIVEPAHQNWQLMGNMCCFQGPISIELLKKRSESAKKLIAELRSLGITPVLPGYYGIVPADFASLNPGAHVITQGDWNGFTRPGWLDPRDPHFDKLAESFYRHQHDLYGDSAIYDMEIFQEGGTAGDVPVSEAAGKVQQALMRAHPGALWMLLGWQQNPTQELLSSIDTSHVLVAEIEQGRIPREDRDREFRGASWLYGGLWEFGGRTTLGAALYDYAVRLPQMAKRPGSRIVGTAIFSEGLDTNPFAFDLYTEMAWHTDPVDLIQWTDAYAVRRYGADDPHARRAWQILLNTAYGYRADGNMQHGERDAAHDSLFNAQPSLKLKHAATWSPDVLRYNPADIVPALTELLQVAPALRSQETYRYDLVDVARQVMANESRRLLPLIDQAYESKDKAAFARLTQEWMRDMQLQNDLLETNSFFLLGRWLSFVPPWASSPQETDRLNYDARSILTTWGDRRASEFGLHEYGNRDWAGLTSDYYMPRWQMYFDSLSASLATSEPPKTIDWYAFGDRWNHSRKAYTADPQGDPYVAALAIARTLHLLPSQTHAAER; the protein is encoded by the coding sequence ATGCGTTGCAAGCAATTCCTGGCGATCTCTGTCTGCACTGTTGCCCTCCTCACACCCTTTGCTCCCGCGCAGTCCGGACTCTCCGCGGCTCCCGCGGAAGGGGTGCTCCAGCGCCTCATGCCTCAGCTGGCTCCGCAATTTCAACTGGCCGTCACCCCCAGGCCTGATCGCAAGGATTACTTTCGCATTACAGGCACGCGCGGCCATATCCGGGTAGAGGCAGCTACGCAACCCACTCTTCTGTATGGAGTCAACTGGTATCTGAAGTACGTCGCCCACCTGCAGGTTTCACCAAACGGCCTCCAGCTTGGCCCCGCCAACTTTGTATTACCCGCCCCTTCGTCCCCAATCGAAAAGACCGCTCTCTATCCCTGGCGCTATGCACTGAACGAGAATGTTGACGGTTATTCGGCCCCCTACTGGGACCAGAAACGCTGGCAGCATGAGATCGACATCCTGGCTCTCACCGGTACAAACGCCATCCTGATCGAGCGCGGCACGGACCTTGTCCTCTATCAGACCTTCCGTGACTTCGGCTACTCTGATCAGGCGATCCGCGATTGGATCGTGGAACCTGCCCACCAGAACTGGCAGCTCATGGGCAACATGTGCTGCTTTCAAGGCCCTATCTCGATCGAACTTCTGAAGAAGAGGTCAGAGTCGGCAAAGAAACTGATTGCCGAGTTGCGCAGCCTCGGCATCACTCCAGTCTTGCCCGGATACTACGGCATCGTCCCGGCGGACTTCGCCTCATTGAACCCCGGAGCACACGTCATTACCCAGGGCGATTGGAACGGCTTTACCCGCCCCGGCTGGCTCGATCCTCGCGACCCGCACTTCGACAAACTCGCTGAATCCTTCTATCGCCATCAGCACGATCTCTACGGCGATTCTGCGATCTACGACATGGAGATCTTTCAGGAGGGGGGCACCGCGGGCGACGTTCCAGTCTCGGAGGCCGCAGGAAAAGTGCAGCAGGCGCTTATGCGGGCCCACCCCGGAGCGCTCTGGATGCTGCTCGGCTGGCAGCAGAATCCTACACAGGAGTTGCTCTCGTCGATCGACACCAGTCATGTCCTCGTCGCTGAAATTGAACAGGGCCGCATTCCGCGCGAGGACCGCGACCGGGAGTTTCGAGGAGCATCCTGGCTCTATGGCGGCCTTTGGGAGTTTGGCGGGCGTACTACCCTGGGGGCTGCTCTCTACGACTACGCCGTTCGCCTCCCGCAGATGGCCAAACGCCCCGGCAGCCGCATCGTCGGGACCGCTATCTTTTCTGAAGGCCTCGACACCAATCCTTTCGCCTTCGATCTCTACACCGAAATGGCATGGCACACCGATCCCGTTGACTTGATCCAATGGACGGATGCTTACGCGGTACGCCGGTATGGAGCAGACGATCCACACGCCCGCCGCGCCTGGCAGATTCTTCTAAACACCGCCTACGGCTATCGCGCCGACGGCAACATGCAGCACGGCGAGCGGGACGCCGCACACGATTCCCTCTTCAACGCTCAGCCTTCCTTGAAATTGAAACACGCCGCCACGTGGTCGCCTGACGTTCTCCGGTACAATCCAGCCGACATCGTCCCTGCGCTCACTGAACTCCTCCAGGTCGCTCCCGCATTGCGATCCCAGGAGACCTACCGCTACGATCTCGTCGACGTAGCCCGGCAGGTCATGGCGAACGAAAGCCGCCGACTATTGCCATTGATTGACCAGGCCTACGAGTCCAAAGACAAAGCCGCGTTCGCCAGACTCACACAAGAATGGATGCGCGACATGCAACTCCAGAATGATCTACTCGAGACCAACTCTTTCTTTCTGCTTGGCAGATGGCTCTCCTTCGTCCCTCCGTGGGCCTCATCTCCCCAGGAGACGGATCGCCTCAACTACGACGCGCGCTCGATCCTCACAACGTGGGGAGACCGCAGGGCCAGCGAGTTTGGACTCCACGAATACGGCAATCGCGACTGGGCCGGCCTGACGAGTGACTATTACATGCCTCGCTGGCAGATGTACTTCGACTCCCTGTCCGCCTCACTTGCCACGAGTGAACCTCCAAAGACTATAGACTGGTATGCCTTTGGCGACCGATGGAACCATAGCCGAAAAGCTTACACTGCCGACCCGCAAGGCGATCCCTACGTCGCCGCACTTGCGATCGCGCGTACCCTTCATCTTCTCCCTAGCCAGACGCACGCGGCGGAGCGATAG
- a CDS encoding YIP1 family protein, giving the protein MTDSVDVAVDGQGAGLSQVERVVDTFVAPNKTFTDILRSASWWLPFVLMVVVTLAMAFVIDRQVGFERAAENQIHQSPKQEESFSTLTEAQKAQQLRVAGAVTRYTTYLSFVIILIFVAAAALLYWASVNFGFGARTTYGQMFAVCMYAGLPRLLIGLLSIVTLLLGGSAESFDLRNPVGTNLAYYMPDAAPWLKVFLSFFDIIGLWQLALLIVGTAIVAKISRGKAATVIVGWWLVGMVVLVGITAATS; this is encoded by the coding sequence ATGACTGACAGCGTAGATGTGGCCGTGGACGGGCAGGGAGCAGGCCTTAGTCAGGTTGAGCGTGTCGTTGATACCTTTGTCGCACCCAACAAGACCTTCACTGACATTCTGCGGAGCGCAAGCTGGTGGCTGCCGTTCGTGCTTATGGTCGTGGTCACACTGGCTATGGCTTTTGTTATTGACCGTCAGGTGGGATTTGAACGCGCCGCCGAGAACCAGATCCACCAGAGCCCCAAGCAGGAAGAGAGCTTCTCAACCCTCACCGAGGCGCAGAAGGCCCAGCAGCTTCGCGTGGCCGGTGCGGTGACCCGCTACACCACGTATCTGTCGTTCGTGATCATCCTCATCTTTGTCGCGGCCGCGGCGCTGCTCTATTGGGCCAGCGTCAACTTTGGCTTTGGCGCGCGGACGACCTATGGTCAGATGTTCGCGGTGTGCATGTACGCGGGGCTGCCCCGGCTGCTGATCGGCCTGCTGAGCATTGTCACGCTGCTGCTTGGGGGCAGTGCGGAGTCCTTTGACCTTCGCAACCCGGTGGGGACGAATCTGGCGTACTACATGCCCGACGCTGCGCCCTGGCTGAAAGTCTTCCTTAGCTTCTTCGACATCATCGGGCTGTGGCAGCTCGCGCTTTTGATCGTCGGCACGGCGATTGTGGCGAAGATCTCGCGAGGCAAGGCCGCGACCGTGATTGTGGGATGGTGGCTGGTGGGGATGGTGGTTCTGGTTGGAATAACGGCGGCGACCAGTTAG
- a CDS encoding cytochrome c3 family protein: protein MRCSLRLLALLMAMPACGWTQSVQAKPHFVGSASCKRCHEAEYTGWKQTRMANVVRDPKEHPDAVLADFTHADPLVTFDLKDVAFVYGSGWKQRFFTKRGNDYYPEPAQWDVAKKRWLPYHVEKGTDWWVPFYGESNFERPTGPLCDGCHSVNYNIETHAVTEWNVGCEKCHGPGSAHVAKPTRQNIVNPETLDYVRGNDTCIQCHSQGRPLKESFAGKRYDWPVGFLPGERLADYWQLEELKPGVTNFFQYADLTAHKNRMQGNDFVQSTMYHRQMRCFDCHEVHNNDNPRLLLRKGNALCLKCHAPNVQNPAGLRTSVSEHTHHAEGSKGSECVACHMPLIAQTIKDNYVASHTFRFITPTLTEQANIPNPCTSCHKDKTNAWAREELKKWNTVSPWRVTGPTM from the coding sequence ATGAGATGTTCCCTGCGGCTGCTCGCGCTGCTGATGGCGATGCCTGCGTGTGGATGGACGCAGAGTGTTCAAGCGAAACCTCACTTCGTCGGCTCAGCGAGCTGCAAGCGATGTCACGAGGCGGAGTACACCGGCTGGAAGCAGACCCGCATGGCCAATGTCGTGCGCGATCCGAAGGAGCATCCGGACGCCGTTCTCGCGGACTTCACTCATGCTGACCCGCTCGTCACCTTCGACCTGAAGGACGTCGCGTTCGTCTACGGCAGCGGGTGGAAGCAGCGGTTCTTCACCAAGCGCGGCAACGACTACTACCCTGAGCCCGCGCAGTGGGACGTCGCAAAGAAGAGGTGGCTCCCGTATCACGTCGAAAAAGGTACCGACTGGTGGGTCCCCTTTTACGGCGAGAGCAACTTCGAACGGCCTACCGGCCCGCTGTGCGACGGTTGCCACTCGGTGAACTACAACATCGAAACGCACGCGGTGACCGAGTGGAACGTCGGCTGCGAGAAGTGCCACGGCCCCGGCAGCGCGCACGTGGCCAAACCGACGCGGCAGAATATCGTCAATCCCGAGACCCTCGACTACGTGCGTGGGAATGACACCTGCATCCAGTGCCACAGCCAAGGAAGGCCGCTGAAGGAGAGCTTTGCGGGCAAGCGGTATGACTGGCCCGTAGGCTTCCTGCCCGGTGAACGCCTCGCCGACTACTGGCAGCTTGAGGAGCTGAAGCCGGGAGTCACCAACTTCTTTCAGTACGCCGACCTCACCGCCCACAAAAACCGCATGCAGGGCAATGACTTCGTGCAGAGCACGATGTACCACCGCCAGATGCGCTGCTTCGACTGCCACGAGGTCCACAACAACGACAACCCCCGTCTCCTGTTGAGGAAGGGGAATGCGCTCTGTCTCAAGTGCCACGCTCCCAACGTTCAGAACCCGGCCGGTCTGCGCACAAGCGTCAGCGAGCACACTCACCACGCTGAAGGCAGCAAGGGCAGCGAGTGCGTTGCCTGCCACATGCCGCTCATCGCCCAGACCATCAAGGACAACTACGTCGCCAGCCACACCTTCCGCTTCATCACGCCCACACTCACGGAGCAGGCCAACATTCCGAATCCCTGCACCTCATGCCACAAGGACAAGACGAACGCCTGGGCAAGGGAGGAGCTGAAGAAGTGGAACACGGTCTCGCCGTGGCGCGTGACCGGCCCCACGATGTAG